One Candidatus Glassbacteria bacterium genomic window, AAGTGGAGCTTACTCCCGGTTCCGAGATCACGGTGACCGCCGACCCGATGGGCCGCGAGGCCAGGATTGTCAAGCTGATCGCGTACAGTCCGGACGTGCGCGCCGCAAGACAGATCACCTGGCTCGCCCATTTCGACCCCTCGGTTACACTCGAGCGGAAATTCACCTGGATCGAAGCGGACGCTGGGGAACTGCTGCTCGATATCCACCCGCTCTCCCCGGAGCACCGCACCCACGACTGGGGTCTCCACCAGGTCAAGGGCGGTCTCGAATTCGAGCAGACCATGCGCCTGGAGATCGAACCGGTGTTCGGTGACAGCACTACGACGATGATGAACATGATCTATCTCCGCCCCGCCGGCAGCAGGCCCCTGCAATGGATCCGCGCCGGTATCAACCGCCGGGTCGCCACGATACGGTATTACCGCGACCAGGTGCTGCACACGCTTACTTTCAATCTCGATACCCATGAAGTAGGTTTCGAGAGAGAGCAATAATCCGGCTGCCCGCACCGCCGCCGGAGCGAATTTCAACTGCCGGATGGTATCGATGGAACTGTTCGTGCCTGGTAGGATCTGCCTGTTCGGAGAGCATTCGGACTGGGCCGGAGGCTACCGCAGGATCAACTCCGGGATCGAAAAAGGCTATACGATCATCACCGGGACCAACCAGGGCCTTTACGCCCGGGTTCGCTCCCACCCCGGCAAACTGGTGCTGACCTCGAGCATGCCGGACGGCCGCAAGATCGGCCCCTACGAAATCCCGATGACCCGTGAATCACTGCTGGCCGAGGCCGAGAAAGGCGGCTTTTTCAGCTACATTGCCGGCGTGGCGTTCCAGGTGATGACATTCTACCCGGTAAAGGGCCTCGAAATCGACAACTTCCGCACCGATCTGCCGGTCAAGAAAGGACTCAGCAGCTCGGCGGCTGTCTGCGTTCTGACCGCGCGCGCTTTCAACAAGGTCTACGACCTGAGGATGACGGTCCGCGGGGAGATGGAATTCGCCTACATGGGTGAGGTGATAACGCCCAGCCGCTGCGGCAGGATGGACCAGGGCTGCGCCTACGGCATGCGCCCGACGATGATGACTTTCGACCGCGACCTGCTGACTGTCGATGAGTTGAATGTCCCGGAAACGATGCACTTCGTGGTTGTCGACCTCTGCGCCGAAAAGGATACCAAGGAGATTCTGGCCAGCCTCAACCGCTGCTATCCGTTCGCCGAAAACGAGATCGACGAGGGCGTACAGCACTATCTCGGCAAGGTCAACAAGATGATAGTCCACGAGGCCGAACAGGCGCTGAAAGCCGGCGACGCCAAAGCTCTGGGCGAGCTGATGACCCGCGCACAGTCTCTGTTCGACCAGTTTCTGGCCCCTGCCTGCCCGGAACAGCTCAAGGCTCCGGTTCTTCATGAAGCGCTTGCGTTCGAGGATATCCGGGAGCTGGTCTGGGGCGGCAAGGGCGTGGGTTCCCAGGGT contains:
- a CDS encoding GHMP kinase encodes the protein MELFVPGRICLFGEHSDWAGGYRRINSGIEKGYTIITGTNQGLYARVRSHPGKLVLTSSMPDGRKIGPYEIPMTRESLLAEAEKGGFFSYIAGVAFQVMTFYPVKGLEIDNFRTDLPVKKGLSSSAAVCVLTARAFNKVYDLRMTVRGEMEFAYMGEVITPSRCGRMDQGCAYGMRPTMMTFDRDLLTVDELNVPETMHFVVVDLCAEKDTKEILASLNRCYPFAENEIDEGVQHYLGKVNKMIVHEAEQALKAGDAKALGELMTRAQSLFDQFLAPACPEQLKAPVLHEALAFEDIRELVWGGKGVGSQGDGTAQFVARGPAEQAEVIRLFEEKKGMKALKLDIPATRRARKVLIPAAGFGTRLFPATKATRKELFPVIGSDGIARPAILILVEEAFDSGAGEVCIVVRKEDVEIFESFFNAPLDIGHFNKLGRKAKAYQNRLMELGSKTAIIAQDHQEGLGHAVHVAGEWIGREPFLLMLGDHIYRSNTEFPCSRQLLDVYEKHQKNV